From one Caldithrix abyssi DSM 13497 genomic stretch:
- a CDS encoding aminotransferase class IV produces MIAFLNGQYLAKDRVCISPDDRGFLFADGLYEVVRFYHNRPFRLREHRQRLENGARELRFNRCEFPEFDEVLMNLIEKNRLEKVESAIVYFQVTRGAAPRSHRFPPPETPLTVYAFAREFFSAVEEQENGAGAILVEDDRWGHCDLKTIALLPNTLAHQKARDAGAVEALFVREGLIQEGTHSNVAVVKGGIFYTPPLTRHVLPGITRQAVIELCREADIEVKEAAISKNFLLEADEVMIIGTTVEITPIVRIDGKLIGSGRPGPLTQQLQTALFRLTHNM; encoded by the coding sequence GTGATTGCATTTTTAAACGGACAGTATCTTGCCAAAGACAGGGTGTGCATCAGTCCCGATGATCGAGGTTTTTTGTTTGCCGACGGTTTGTACGAGGTGGTGCGATTTTATCATAACCGGCCGTTTCGTCTGCGGGAACATCGGCAACGTCTGGAAAACGGGGCCAGAGAACTACGCTTTAATCGTTGCGAATTTCCTGAATTTGATGAAGTGTTGATGAACCTGATTGAAAAAAATCGACTCGAAAAAGTAGAAAGCGCCATTGTTTATTTTCAGGTGACGCGCGGCGCTGCGCCGCGTAGCCATCGCTTTCCTCCGCCGGAGACGCCGTTGACCGTTTACGCCTTTGCCCGAGAATTTTTCAGCGCGGTAGAAGAGCAAGAAAACGGCGCCGGGGCTATTCTGGTAGAAGATGACCGATGGGGCCATTGCGATTTGAAGACCATTGCTCTGTTGCCCAATACCCTGGCGCATCAAAAGGCGCGCGATGCCGGCGCCGTTGAGGCCTTGTTTGTGCGCGAGGGATTGATTCAGGAAGGAACGCACAGTAATGTGGCTGTAGTTAAAGGAGGAATTTTTTACACGCCGCCATTAACGCGGCATGTGTTGCCGGGCATTACGCGACAGGCGGTGATCGAACTGTGCCGGGAAGCGGACATTGAAGTGAAGGAGGCGGCGATCAGTAAGAACTTTTTGCTGGAGGCGGACGAAGTGATGATCATTGGCACCACGGTGGAAATTACGCCCATCGTGCGGATCGATGGCAAACTGATAGGTTCCGGCAGACCTGGACCGCTGACGCAACAATTACAAACCGCCTTGTTTAGGCTCACGCATAATATGTAA
- a CDS encoding four helix bundle suffix domain-containing protein, with the protein MTEELIPKHGGYRKLKTFQLGQLIYDLTVRFCDRYIDKRSRTYDQMVQAARSGVQNIAEGSQVSGTSKKMEMKLTNVARASLEELRLDYEDFLRQRGMAQWEPDHPALKRFKARRCATLQEVRDWIQDEKKQWKTRTHTDAHRKTDSNKTAVSVPVGVSQEEPVPSYAQLAANAALSLLNICCYLLDRQLAAQAEAFKKEGGFTERLYKIRQNQKRKNNP; encoded by the coding sequence ATGACTGAAGAGCTGATCCCTAAACACGGCGGCTACCGCAAGCTGAAGACCTTTCAGCTGGGCCAGCTAATTTATGACCTGACGGTGCGCTTCTGTGACCGCTACATCGATAAGCGCAGCCGTACCTACGATCAGATGGTGCAGGCAGCGCGCTCCGGCGTGCAAAACATTGCCGAGGGCAGCCAGGTCAGCGGCACCTCCAAAAAAATGGAAATGAAACTGACCAACGTAGCCCGCGCCAGCCTGGAAGAACTGCGTCTGGATTATGAGGATTTTTTGCGGCAGCGGGGCATGGCGCAGTGGGAACCAGACCACCCGGCACTGAAGCGCTTTAAAGCCCGACGTTGTGCTACTTTGCAGGAAGTCAGAGATTGGATTCAGGACGAAAAGAAGCAGTGGAAAACCCGGACACACACTGACGCACACAGAAAGACCGATTCAAATAAAACCGCGGTATCCGTGCCCGTCGGTGTTAGTCAGGAGGAACCTGTACCAAGCTACGCCCAACTGGCAGCCAATGCCGCTCTATCTTTGTTGAATATTTGTTGTTATCTTTTAGACCGCCAGTTAGCTGCCCAGGCGGAGGCTTTTAAAAAAGAAGGCGGTTTTACCGAACGGTTGTACAAAATCAGGCAAAATCAGAAAAGAAAGAATAACCCATGA
- a CDS encoding IS1182 family transposase translates to MKPKSCRKIPFKTTDQNQLTILPPSLDELIEPNHMVRFINAIIDKMDIDFLIKEYKGGGRAAYHPRMLLKVVIYAYTQKIFTSRQIAKALRENIHFMWLSGNSRPDFRTINRFRSSRLKGKIEEVFTYVVEQLLELGYIELNDLFIDGSKFQANANKYKAVWKKNVDRYQRVLQEKLKELLKKIDNENDLENRLYGNKDLGELGEDVTLSSHQIEQIVDILNERLKKEPDNKELKRAKNKIEKDYLPRQRKYEKQRKLLNGRNSYSQTDPDATFMSKKRDHHNNTDLLPSYNVQVGSENQFIVNYTINQNANDSVLLKPFMESYKRCYGRQPNRVIGDAGYGSEENYAYLESEGVEAYIKYSSYYKEQKKSYKENPFLIDNMRYDPELDRYECPAGRYLEYVGEQENVTSTGFKVKHRIYRSESCEGCALKEKCYKGQTARVVRVNVMLNDYKKQVRSRLNTEEGRKLISKRGSEIETIFGQIKHNLGIRGFLLRGLEKVKTEFGIIAVAYNLKKMFNQMKEYGLVNEMYKYSANIFFNLNRASQCQNLGLKNTILETLERFFIEIKEKIVIKYSSCLFNAKICFV, encoded by the coding sequence ATGAAGCCAAAAAGTTGTCGAAAAATCCCATTTAAAACCACCGATCAAAACCAACTTACTATTCTTCCGCCTTCATTAGATGAGCTCATAGAACCCAATCATATGGTTCGGTTTATCAATGCCATCATAGATAAGATGGATATTGATTTTTTAATTAAAGAATACAAAGGAGGCGGTCGAGCCGCGTATCATCCGCGGATGCTATTAAAAGTAGTCATTTATGCCTATACGCAGAAGATATTTACTTCGCGCCAGATAGCTAAGGCCTTAAGAGAGAATATTCATTTCATGTGGTTATCAGGGAACAGTCGTCCGGATTTTAGGACGATAAATCGTTTTCGTTCATCACGATTGAAGGGAAAAATAGAGGAAGTATTCACCTATGTAGTTGAGCAATTATTGGAGTTGGGCTATATCGAATTAAATGATCTTTTTATAGACGGGAGCAAATTTCAGGCGAATGCGAATAAATACAAGGCAGTCTGGAAGAAGAATGTAGACCGTTACCAGAGAGTACTTCAAGAGAAGCTAAAGGAATTACTAAAGAAGATAGATAACGAGAATGATTTAGAGAATCGTTTATACGGTAATAAAGATTTAGGAGAATTAGGAGAGGATGTTACTTTAAGCTCTCATCAGATTGAACAAATAGTTGATATATTGAATGAGCGGTTAAAAAAGGAACCGGACAATAAGGAATTAAAGAGAGCAAAAAATAAAATAGAGAAGGATTATTTACCGCGCCAACGTAAATATGAAAAGCAACGAAAGCTTCTAAATGGTAGGAATAGCTATAGCCAGACGGACCCGGATGCTACCTTTATGAGTAAGAAGCGGGATCATCATAATAATACGGATTTGCTTCCGAGTTATAATGTTCAGGTAGGAAGTGAGAATCAATTTATAGTGAATTATACGATAAATCAGAACGCGAATGATAGCGTATTATTAAAGCCCTTTATGGAGTCATACAAGCGTTGTTATGGTAGGCAACCAAATCGAGTAATAGGCGATGCAGGCTATGGAAGTGAGGAGAATTATGCATATTTGGAATCAGAAGGTGTAGAAGCTTATATCAAATACAGTAGTTATTACAAAGAGCAAAAGAAGTCATACAAAGAGAATCCTTTTTTGATAGATAACATGCGGTATGATCCTGAATTAGATCGCTATGAATGTCCTGCCGGTCGGTATTTAGAATATGTTGGAGAACAGGAAAATGTTACGTCGACGGGATTTAAAGTAAAGCATCGTATTTACCGTAGTGAGAGTTGTGAAGGCTGTGCATTGAAAGAGAAGTGCTATAAGGGCCAGACTGCGCGTGTTGTTAGAGTAAATGTCATGCTTAATGATTATAAAAAGCAGGTTCGTTCTCGATTGAATACGGAAGAAGGAAGAAAATTAATCAGCAAACGAGGTTCGGAGATAGAAACAATTTTTGGACAAATAAAGCATAATCTTGGAATAAGGGGCTTTTTATTAAGAGGATTAGAGAAAGTAAAAACAGAATTTGGTATAATAGCAGTAGCGTATAATTTAAAAAAGATGTTTAATCAGATGAAAGAGTACGGTTTAGTTAACGAGATGTATAAGTATAGCGCTAACATCTTTTTTAATTTAAACCGGGCAAGCCAGTGTCAAAATTTAGGCCTAAAAAATACCATTTTAGAAACGTTAGAGCGATTTTTTATAGAAATTAAGGAAAAAATAGTTATTAAATATTCATCTTGTCTCTTCAACGCCAAAATATGTTTTGTATAA
- the argF gene encoding ornithine carbamoyltransferase — MKKDFISIADYSREELEEIFELTKELKAKTKRGEEHHLCKGKTMAMIFAKPSARTRISFETGMYQLGGYALYLSPNDIGIGKREAVKDIARVVSRYNDIIMARLFDHAHILEMAEYASVPVINGLTDYNHPCQIMADIFTVLEKRGHLKDLKITYIGDGNNVANSWVNLASKLPMHLVICSPSGFEPDDETLTRAREAGVSQIEIVHDPQAAVKDADVVYTDVWASMGQEAEAEKRRKVFMPYQVNAELMSHARKDALVMHCLPAHRGEEITDDVIDGPQSIVFDEAENRMHVQKAIIAKLLCNA; from the coding sequence ATGAAAAAAGATTTTATTTCCATAGCCGACTATTCCCGCGAAGAGCTGGAAGAGATTTTTGAGTTGACAAAAGAGCTTAAAGCAAAAACCAAACGCGGCGAAGAGCACCATTTGTGCAAGGGCAAAACCATGGCCATGATCTTCGCCAAGCCTTCGGCCCGTACGCGCATCTCGTTCGAAACCGGCATGTACCAGTTAGGCGGTTACGCCCTTTACTTAAGCCCCAACGACATTGGGATCGGCAAACGCGAAGCGGTTAAAGACATCGCGCGCGTGGTCAGCCGCTACAACGACATCATCATGGCCCGTCTGTTTGACCATGCCCATATTCTGGAAATGGCAGAGTATGCGTCGGTACCGGTCATAAACGGCTTAACCGACTACAACCATCCCTGCCAGATTATGGCCGACATTTTTACCGTACTGGAAAAACGCGGTCATCTTAAAGATTTAAAGATCACCTACATCGGCGACGGCAATAATGTGGCCAACTCGTGGGTTAATCTGGCTTCCAAATTGCCCATGCACCTGGTTATCTGTTCGCCCTCCGGTTTTGAGCCAGACGACGAAACCCTCACCCGCGCCCGTGAGGCCGGCGTAAGCCAGATCGAAATCGTGCACGATCCCCAAGCGGCCGTAAAAGACGCCGACGTGGTTTACACCGATGTCTGGGCTTCCATGGGCCAGGAAGCCGAAGCCGAAAAACGGCGTAAAGTGTTTATGCCCTACCAGGTTAACGCCGAACTGATGTCCCATGCCCGCAAAGACGCGCTGGTGATGCACTGTTTGCCCGCGCACCGCGGCGAAGAGATCACCGATGACGTCATCGACGGGCCGCAGTCCATCGTGTTTGACGAGGCCGAAAACCGCATGCACGTGCAAAAGGCCATCATCGCTAAATTGTTGTGCAACGCTTAA
- a CDS encoding type I restriction endonuclease subunit R: protein MTTDTSERGLERLICTALTGSPCEPGRSGSLVAEPVAPYGGAGYFCGDPEDYDREYCIDLFQLTVFLKDTQPEIASELDLNNASPTRRKFLARLQGEISRRGMVDVLRQGIKHGPYQITLFYGAPSPGNAMAQELYQKNRFSITRQLRYSRDETQRALDLVLFINGLPVFTFELKNRLTKQTVHDAIEQYKRDRNPREKLFEFGRCVAHFAVDEEEVWFCTHLKGKASWFLPFNQGWNGGAGNPPNPQGIKTDYLWKRILKKDSLTNILENYAQIVEERDAQNKRKKRKQIFPRYHQLDVVRKLLAHAAQHGAGHRYLIQHSAGSGKSNSIAWLAHQLIGLQQDGQPVFDSIIVVTDRRVLDRQIRDTIKQFAQVSATVGHAERSGDLRKFIESGKKIIISTVQKFPFILDEIGNEHRGRRFAIIIDEAHSSQGGKTSAAMSTALSAAGAEEEEETIEDQINRLIEAKKLLPNASYFAFTATPKNKTLELFGEPEPQDDGTVKHRPFHIYTMKQAIQEGFILDVLAHYTPVKSYYKLVKKIEDDPEFDVRKAQKKLRRFVESHEHAIRLKAEIMIDHFHEQVVAKGKIGGKARAMVVTSGVQRAIQYFHAFQAYLKERNSPYQAIVAFSGEHDYGGKRVTEASLNGFPSNQIPEKIREEPYRFLICADKFQTGYDEPLLHTMYVDKVLSGVKAVQTLSRLNRAHPQKHDTFVLDFMNDADTIREAFEPYYRTTILAEQTDPDKLHDLKSVLDGYQVYSQQQIDYFVELYLGGADCDKLDPILDRCVLEYAELDEDGQVDFKGKAKAFLRTYNFLAAVLPYSNVEWEKLSIFLNFLVPKLPAPQEEDLSKGILEAIDMDSYRVEKQRTMKIALADEDAEIEPVPAAGGGHKAEPELDRLSNIIRQFNDQFGNIEWTDADRVHKLITEEIPAKVAADPAYQNARKHSDKQNARIEHDKALQRVMMALLQDDTELFKQFSDNESFRRWLADMVFALTYSEPGNLR from the coding sequence ATGACAACCGATACCTCAGAACGCGGTCTGGAAAGATTGATCTGCACAGCGCTAACCGGCAGCCCCTGCGAACCGGGGCGTTCCGGTAGCCTGGTTGCGGAACCCGTTGCGCCCTACGGCGGCGCCGGCTATTTCTGCGGCGACCCGGAGGACTATGACCGGGAATATTGCATCGATTTGTTCCAGTTAACGGTATTTTTAAAGGACACCCAGCCGGAAATCGCTTCAGAGCTGGATTTGAACAACGCAAGCCCCACGCGGCGCAAATTTCTGGCGCGCTTGCAGGGAGAAATCAGCCGCCGCGGGATGGTGGATGTCCTGCGCCAGGGGATCAAACATGGGCCCTATCAAATTACCCTGTTTTACGGCGCCCCCTCGCCCGGCAATGCAATGGCTCAGGAACTGTACCAGAAAAATCGCTTTAGCATTACCCGGCAGTTGCGCTACTCCAGGGACGAAACCCAGCGGGCGCTGGACCTGGTATTGTTCATCAATGGGCTGCCGGTGTTTACTTTTGAGCTGAAAAACCGCCTGACCAAACAAACCGTGCATGACGCCATCGAGCAGTACAAACGGGACCGCAACCCCAGGGAAAAGCTGTTTGAATTCGGGCGCTGCGTGGCCCATTTCGCCGTGGATGAAGAAGAAGTCTGGTTCTGTACCCATTTAAAGGGCAAGGCATCCTGGTTTTTGCCCTTCAATCAGGGCTGGAACGGCGGGGCAGGCAATCCGCCCAATCCGCAGGGCATCAAAACCGATTACCTGTGGAAACGCATCCTCAAAAAGGATAGCCTGACCAACATCCTGGAAAACTATGCCCAGATTGTGGAAGAACGGGATGCGCAAAACAAGCGCAAAAAGCGAAAACAAATCTTTCCCCGCTATCATCAATTGGATGTGGTGCGCAAGCTGCTGGCCCACGCGGCACAGCACGGCGCCGGGCATCGGTATTTGATTCAGCATTCCGCCGGCAGCGGCAAATCCAACTCCATTGCCTGGCTGGCGCATCAGTTGATCGGACTGCAGCAAGACGGCCAGCCGGTGTTCGACTCCATCATCGTGGTGACCGACCGTCGGGTTCTGGATCGGCAGATCAGGGACACCATCAAGCAATTTGCCCAGGTGAGCGCCACGGTGGGCCATGCGGAACGTTCCGGCGATTTGCGGAAATTTATTGAAAGCGGGAAAAAGATCATCATCTCCACGGTGCAGAAATTCCCCTTCATTCTGGATGAGATCGGCAATGAACACCGCGGGCGGCGGTTTGCCATTATCATCGACGAAGCGCATTCCAGTCAGGGCGGCAAAACCTCGGCGGCCATGAGCACGGCGCTTTCTGCCGCCGGCGCTGAAGAGGAAGAAGAGACCATCGAGGATCAAATCAACCGGCTCATCGAAGCCAAAAAGCTGCTGCCCAACGCCAGCTATTTCGCCTTCACCGCTACTCCTAAAAACAAGACACTGGAACTGTTTGGGGAACCCGAACCCCAGGACGATGGCACGGTGAAGCATCGCCCCTTCCACATCTACACCATGAAGCAGGCCATTCAGGAAGGGTTCATCCTGGATGTGTTGGCTCATTACACCCCGGTGAAGAGCTACTACAAACTGGTTAAAAAAATCGAAGATGATCCGGAATTCGACGTGCGCAAAGCTCAAAAGAAACTGCGCCGCTTTGTGGAAAGCCATGAACATGCCATCCGACTGAAAGCGGAAATCATGATCGACCATTTTCATGAGCAGGTGGTTGCAAAAGGAAAAATTGGCGGCAAAGCCCGGGCCATGGTGGTGACCAGCGGGGTGCAACGGGCCATTCAATATTTCCATGCTTTTCAGGCATATTTAAAAGAGCGCAACAGTCCATACCAGGCCATTGTGGCCTTTTCCGGCGAACATGACTATGGTGGCAAAAGGGTAACCGAAGCATCGTTGAATGGCTTTCCTTCCAATCAAATCCCCGAGAAAATCCGGGAAGAGCCATACCGTTTTCTGATCTGTGCGGATAAATTTCAAACCGGCTATGATGAGCCGCTTTTACACACCATGTATGTGGATAAGGTGCTTTCCGGAGTAAAGGCGGTGCAGACGCTTTCCCGGTTAAATCGCGCCCATCCCCAGAAACACGATACCTTCGTACTGGATTTCATGAACGATGCCGACACGATCCGGGAAGCCTTTGAACCCTATTACCGCACCACCATCCTGGCGGAACAAACCGATCCCGACAAGCTGCACGATTTGAAATCGGTGCTGGATGGCTATCAGGTGTATTCCCAGCAGCAGATTGATTATTTCGTGGAGCTCTATCTGGGAGGCGCTGACTGCGACAAGCTGGATCCCATTCTGGATCGCTGCGTTTTGGAATACGCCGAGCTGGATGAAGACGGGCAGGTGGATTTCAAAGGCAAAGCCAAAGCTTTTTTACGGACTTACAATTTTCTGGCGGCAGTGTTGCCCTACAGCAATGTCGAATGGGAAAAGCTCTCCATCTTTCTCAATTTTCTGGTGCCCAAGCTGCCGGCCCCGCAGGAAGAAGACCTGTCCAAAGGGATTCTGGAAGCTATTGATATGGACAGCTACCGGGTGGAAAAGCAACGTACCATGAAAATTGCCCTTGCCGATGAAGATGCTGAGATTGAACCGGTTCCTGCAGCCGGAGGCGGGCACAAAGCGGAACCGGAGCTGGATCGGTTATCGAATATCATCCGACAGTTTAATGACCAATTCGGCAACATTGAGTGGACCGATGCCGATCGGGTGCACAAGTTAATTACCGAGGAGATTCCTGCTAAAGTAGCGGCAGATCCCGCTTATCAGAATGCCAGAAAACACTCCGATAAACAAAACGCCCGCATCGAGCACGACAAAGCCCTGCAACGAGTGATGATGGCGCTGTTGCAGGATGACACCGAGCTGTTCAAGCAGTTCAGCGATAATGAGTCGTTCCGTCGCTGGCTGGCCGACATGGTGTTTGCCTTGACTTACAGCGAACCGGGCAACTTAAGATAG
- a CDS encoding PorV/PorQ family protein, with product MLRTILTIFLTLGFVWNVFAGNDAGMAFLKLPVDARSAAMGEAAAALANDASAVYWNPALLARNESKSLVLMHNAYLADIAQEFAAFQFASGKHKMAVALNLMNIPGIEIRGSVPTEKPAGATEAINLAASFSYARALNNGWLVGLTAKYLYEKYYLEDATGWAFDVGLVKNQFLRPDLDLGVTLQNLGRMKPLNVESTTLPIIMRAGLLYHTPLIMNEKRMLVSFDAVYPVYEEQVNFNGGVEVPVLKTLYLRSGLVFDWETLRYSGGFGLNYKNYRLNYAFSPYPYDLGNSHRFSLSWQF from the coding sequence ATGCTTCGTACGATTTTAACGATTTTTTTAACGCTGGGCTTTGTGTGGAATGTTTTTGCCGGCAATGACGCCGGAATGGCCTTCTTAAAGTTGCCGGTCGATGCCCGTTCGGCGGCCATGGGCGAAGCGGCCGCGGCGCTGGCTAACGACGCCTCCGCCGTGTACTGGAATCCGGCGCTTCTGGCCCGAAACGAATCCAAAAGCCTGGTATTAATGCACAATGCCTATCTGGCAGATATCGCCCAGGAATTTGCCGCCTTTCAATTTGCCAGCGGCAAACACAAGATGGCCGTTGCTTTAAATTTAATGAATATTCCGGGGATTGAAATCAGAGGCAGCGTTCCGACCGAAAAGCCTGCCGGCGCCACGGAGGCCATTAATCTGGCGGCTTCTTTCAGCTATGCCCGCGCTCTGAACAACGGCTGGCTGGTCGGTTTGACGGCTAAATACCTGTACGAAAAATATTACCTTGAGGATGCCACGGGCTGGGCGTTTGATGTGGGGCTGGTTAAAAATCAATTTTTACGTCCCGATCTCGACCTGGGCGTTACGCTTCAGAATTTAGGCCGGATGAAGCCTTTAAATGTGGAATCCACCACACTGCCGATCATTATGCGCGCCGGCCTGTTGTACCACACGCCGCTGATTATGAATGAAAAACGCATGCTGGTCTCTTTTGACGCCGTGTATCCGGTTTATGAAGAACAGGTTAATTTTAACGGCGGCGTGGAAGTTCCCGTGTTGAAGACGCTGTATTTACGTTCGGGGCTGGTCTTCGACTGGGAGACGTTGCGCTACAGCGGCGGTTTTGGCTTGAATTACAAAAATTACCGTTTAAATTATGCCTTCAGTCCTTATCCCTACGATCTGGGCAATTCGCATCGTTTTTCTTTAAGCTGGCAATTTTGA
- a CDS encoding restriction endonuclease subunit S, whose protein sequence is MIKKLKPYPQYKDSGVPWLGKVPAHWEVFPNRALFVEINDQNNLNEQLLSVTINSGVIQQRELLNVSSKKDSSRIDKSNYKLVMPGDIVYNKMRAWQGAIGLSQYRGIVSPAYVVQKPKYQESGRFFHYLFRTPLFIKEAERWSYGITSDMWSLRPEHFKLIYSPLPPLPEQQAIVRFLDWAERRIRKAIRLRQRRIKLLQEYKQALIHQAVTGQIDVRTGQPYQEYKDSGVEWLGKVPKHWEVVRLKYVARLKSGESITSENIEETGKFPVYGGNGLRGYTNAYTHEGEFVLIGRQGALCGNINYASGKFWASEHAVVAQPKLKFSVRWFGELLRIMNLNQYSMAAAQPGLAVERIQNLKIPFPSIKEQETIDRFINEQIVSFDAAIAATRRAIELLKELRTTLIAEVVTGKLDVREAAAQLPETPESEMEDLAEIEEETPEPQEEEPLLQEEADD, encoded by the coding sequence ATGATCAAAAAACTCAAACCCTACCCCCAATACAAAGATTCCGGCGTGCCCTGGTTGGGAAAGGTGCCAGCGCATTGGGAGGTGTTTCCTAACCGTGCTTTGTTCGTTGAAATAAATGATCAAAATAATCTAAATGAACAGCTTCTTTCAGTAACCATTAATAGTGGTGTTATACAACAAAGAGAATTGTTGAATGTAAGTTCAAAAAAGGATAGCTCCAGGATTGATAAGTCAAATTATAAGTTAGTTATGCCTGGAGACATAGTTTATAACAAAATGAGAGCATGGCAAGGAGCAATCGGCCTTTCTCAATATCGGGGCATTGTTAGCCCTGCTTATGTCGTACAAAAACCGAAATACCAAGAATCAGGTCGTTTTTTTCATTACTTGTTCAGAACCCCTTTATTCATAAAAGAAGCAGAACGTTGGTCTTATGGTATTACTTCGGATATGTGGAGTTTGCGGCCTGAACATTTTAAGCTTATATATTCACCCCTCCCGCCTCTCCCCGAACAGCAAGCCATTGTGCGGTTTCTGGATTGGGCAGAGCGGCGCATCCGCAAAGCCATCCGGTTGCGGCAGCGGCGCATTAAGCTGCTGCAGGAGTACAAACAGGCGCTGATCCACCAGGCGGTTACCGGGCAAATCGACGTACGCACCGGCCAACCCTACCAGGAATACAAAGACTCCGGGGTGGAGTGGCTGGGAAAGGTGCCAAAGCATTGGGAGGTGGTGCGGCTAAAATATGTAGCACGATTAAAAAGTGGGGAGTCGATAACTTCAGAAAACATAGAAGAAACAGGTAAGTTTCCTGTTTACGGTGGAAATGGATTGCGTGGTTACACCAATGCATATACGCACGAAGGCGAATTTGTTCTAATAGGTCGTCAGGGTGCTCTGTGTGGAAATATAAATTATGCATCCGGCAAATTTTGGGCTTCTGAACACGCTGTTGTTGCTCAACCAAAACTGAAGTTTTCAGTGAGATGGTTTGGAGAGCTTCTACGAATAATGAACCTTAATCAATACTCTATGGCAGCTGCACAACCTGGCCTCGCTGTGGAACGTATCCAAAACTTAAAAATTCCCTTTCCATCTATAAAAGAGCAGGAAACAATTGATCGATTTATAAATGAACAAATCGTTTCATTCGACGCCGCCATCGCCGCCACCCGCCGGGCTATCGAGTTGCTTAAAGAGCTGCGAACCACTCTGATTGCCGAGGTGGTAACCGGTAAGCTGGACGTGCGGGAGGCGGCAGCCCAATTGCCGGAAACGCCGGAAAGCGAGATGGAGGATTTGGCGGAAATAGAAGAAGAAACCCCGGAACCGCAAGAAGAGGAACCCCTCCTCCAGGAGGAAGCGGATGACTGA
- a CDS encoding P1 family peptidase has product MKRNLLPFLLLIPFLLLAGTKRAADYGLKIGVLPPGPLNAITDVKGVKVGHVTIIKGDSVRTGVTAILPHGGNLFQEKVPAAVYVGNGFGKLTGSTQVEELGNLETPIILTNTLSVPVAAGALIDYTLGLPGNEAVRSVNPLVGETNDGWLNDIRGRHVTKQHVLQAIHSAKSGRVEEGCVGAGTGTVCFGFKGGIGTASRKLPESIGGWTVGVLVQSNFGGVLQIAGAPVGRELGAFYLSDRLNSTADGSCMIVVATDAPLSARNLKRLAKRALFGLARIGGIGSNGSGDYVIAFSTAKEARVPYRQKDAFQQNKRLRNERMSPLFLAAIEATEEAILNSLFAATTTRGFMGREVEALPMDKVLNILKQHRLINERREAP; this is encoded by the coding sequence ATGAAACGTAACCTTTTACCCTTTTTGTTATTGATTCCCTTTTTGCTTCTGGCCGGCACAAAACGCGCGGCAGATTACGGTTTGAAGATTGGCGTTTTGCCGCCGGGGCCGTTGAATGCCATTACCGACGTAAAGGGCGTTAAGGTGGGGCATGTAACTATAATTAAGGGCGATTCGGTGCGCACCGGGGTTACGGCCATTTTGCCACATGGTGGGAACCTTTTTCAGGAAAAGGTGCCGGCGGCGGTTTACGTAGGCAACGGTTTTGGCAAGTTGACGGGCAGCACGCAGGTGGAAGAGCTGGGCAATCTGGAAACGCCGATTATTTTGACCAATACCTTAAGTGTTCCGGTGGCGGCCGGGGCTTTGATTGATTACACGCTTGGTCTGCCGGGCAACGAGGCGGTGCGCTCGGTTAATCCGCTTGTGGGCGAAACCAACGACGGCTGGTTAAACGATATTCGCGGGCGGCACGTTACAAAACAGCATGTGCTGCAGGCCATCCATTCGGCAAAGTCTGGCAGGGTGGAGGAGGGCTGCGTGGGAGCGGGCACGGGCACCGTCTGTTTTGGTTTTAAGGGCGGCATTGGCACGGCTTCCAGGAAATTGCCGGAATCTATCGGCGGCTGGACGGTGGGCGTGCTGGTGCAAAGTAATTTTGGCGGTGTTTTGCAAATTGCCGGCGCGCCGGTGGGCAGAGAACTTGGCGCGTTCTATTTGAGCGATCGGCTGAATTCCACGGCCGATGGTTCGTGTATGATTGTGGTCGCCACCGATGCGCCATTAAGCGCCAGGAACCTGAAACGGCTGGCCAAAAGGGCTTTGTTTGGCCTGGCCAGAATCGGCGGAATTGGCAGCAACGGCAGCGGCGATTATGTAATTGCCTTTTCCACCGCTAAAGAGGCGCGCGTGCCGTACCGGCAAAAGGATGCTTTTCAACAAAATAAACGGCTGCGCAACGAGCGCATGTCGCCGTTATTTTTGGCGGCGATCGAAGCCACCGAAGAGGCCATTCTTAATTCGTTATTTGCCGCCACAACAACGCGGGGATTTATGGGCAGGGAAGTAGAAGCACTGCCCATGGACAAAGTTTTGAATATTCTCAAACAACATCGTCTGATCAACGAACGCAGGGAGGCGCCGTGA